The Antennarius striatus isolate MH-2024 chromosome 11, ASM4005453v1, whole genome shotgun sequence genome window below encodes:
- the macroh2a2 gene encoding core histone macro-H2A.2 has translation MSARGGKKKVTKLSRSARAGVIFPVGRMMRYLRTGTHKYRIGMGAPVYMAAVIEYLAAEILELAGNAARDNKKGRITPRHIKLAVANDEELNQLLRGVTISNGGVLPRIHPELLSKKRGARVKADSQASVPEKQTERSKSKKPVKTFKKVKGKRGRKPKSTDTESLPNSTVEDGPGDGFTILSAKSLFLGQKLSLTESELSKIGTIKVEGIINPTNAEMDLKDGVGNALEKAGGREFLEGVKELRKAQGPLEVASVAVSQANGMAARFIIHCNVPQWGSEKCEDQLEKTVKNCLSAAEEKKLKSVAFPSLPAGRNGFPKQTAAQLILKAISNHFVSGTSSSLKNIYFVLFDSESIGIYLQEMAKLDAK, from the exons ATGTCTGCcagaggaggaaagaagaagGTCACCAAGCTGTCCCGTTCGGCCCGGGCGGGGGTCATCTTCCCCGTTGGGAGGATGATGAGGTACCTGCGCACCGGCACACACAAGTATCGCATCGGCATGGGGGCGCCGGTCTACATGGCAGCGGTCATCGAGTACTTGGCAG CTGAAATCCTGGAGTTGGCGGGAAACGCCGCTCGAGACAACAAGAAAGGAAGAATAACCCCCCGGCACATCAAGCTGGCCGTGGCGAACGACGAGGAGCTCAACCAG CTCCTACGGGGGGTGACCATATCCAACGGGGGGGTTCTGCCTCGGATCCACCCGGAGCTGCTGTCCAAGAAGAGGGGGGCGCGGGTGAAAGCTGACAGCCAGGCGTCGGTCCCCGAAAAACAGACGGAACGCTCCAAGAGCAAGAAGCCCGTCAAAACGTTCAAGAAGGTTAAAGGCAAACGAGGCCGCAAGCCAAAG AGCACAGACACAGAGTCCTTACCAAACTCCACAGTGGAAGACGGGCCGGGAGACGGCTTCACCATCCTGTCGGCGAAGAGCCTGTTCCTGGGGCAGAAG CTTTCACTAACAGAGAGTGAACTCAGCAAAATCGGAACAATAAAGGTGGAGGGGATCATCAACCCGACGAACGCAGAGATGGACCTGAAAGACGGCGTGG GAAACGCCCTGGAGAAAGCCGGAGGCCGGGAATTCCTGGAGGGAGTCAAGGAGCTTCGGAAAGCACAAGGGCCTCTGGAGGTGGCTTCAG tgGCAGTGAGCCAGGCCAACGGGATGGCGGCCCGCTTCATCATCCACTGTAACGTCCCTCAGTGGGGGTCGGAGAAGTGCGAGGACCAGCTGGAGAAGACGGTGAAGAACTGCCTGTCGGCGGCGGAGGAGAAGAAGCTCAAGTCGGTGGCGTTCCCTTCACTTCCTGCCGGACG GAACGGATTCCCAAAGCAAACCGCCGCCCAGCTCATCCTCAAGGCCATCTCCAATCATTTTGTGTCGGGCACCAGCTCCTCTCTGAAAAACATTTACTTTGTCCTGTTCGACAGCGAGAGCATCGGGATCTATCTTCAGGAAATGGCCAAGCTGGACGCCAAGTGA
- the gbf1 gene encoding Golgi-specific brefeldin A-resistance guanine nucleotide exchange factor 1 isoform X4, whose amino-acid sequence MTGTRPLPPFSSEAYNILWKNKRVQLKMRAGGMSESSKWKKQKRSPRAPRHMVRSPSGQMDPAQSSPLSNNSISGGVPFIEQGSSSSGLPASDSVGSSISSPSTTDSGLDTCSKATSREDLTDLEQSGSSATSPATGNGNAVPGTEPGSPDAQCDGRRVDQVQSASVESIPEVLEDKDSVTEQSDGASVHDMDYVNPRGVRFTQSTQRDGAALIPYGLPCLRELFRFLISLTNPHDRHNTESMMYMGLQLLTVALESGQIANYQSLLGLVKDELCRHLFQLLSMERMNLYASSIRVCFLLFESMRLHLKFQLEMYLKKLMDIITSENVKMPYEMKEMALEALVQLWRIPSFVTELYINYDCDFYCSSLFEDLTKLLSKNAFPVSGQLYTTHLLSLEALLTVIDSTEFHCQAKVVSGAAQQDQSETLLPDGDETARNGSDASSDLNRLGSTNGLSPPPAGDAPVSPPTSGHQMAEKMRLGRQDQGDNDPAEKRLPKKPQRFSSCLPESQELMEIRTKKKLLITGTEQFNQKPKKGIQFLQEKGLLSNPMDNNQVAQWLRENPRLDKKMIGEYISDRKNMELLDSFVNTFAFQGLRIDEALRLYLETFRLPGEAPVIQRLLETFTDNWQKVNGSPFLTNDAGFALAYAVIMLNTDQHNHNVRKQNIPMTVEQFKKNLKGVNGNKDFDQDMLEDIYAAIKNEEIVMPDEQTGLVKENYVWSVLLHRGATPEGVFLHLPPGSYDHDLFTMTWGPTIAALSYVFDKSLDDNIIQKAITGFRKCAMIAAHYGFSDVFDNLIISLCKFTTLSSESVENLPTVFGSNSKAQTAAKTMFDLAHRHGNILREGWKNIMDSMLQLFRAELLPKAMVEVEDFVEPNGKISLQREETPSNRGESAVLSFVNWLTLSGAEQSGLRGPSTENQEAKQAAILCIKQCDPEKLITESKFLQLESLQELMKALISVTPDEETYDEEDAAFCLEMLLRIVMENRDRVSCVWQTVRDHLYQLCVHAIESCFLVERAVVGLLRLAIRLLRREDISSQVLLSLRLLLMMKPHVLSRVSREVAFGLHELLKTNAANIHCTDDWYTLFSLLECIGAGVKPPASFRLAPSTAENDTGAQSDSDLPPHHPNEVSVDRGYTSDTEVYTEHSKTRIPRSITDVDVASSGWLVVGKEDLEVSKPPKGPLHHPLVNQYSLTLGQDLGQHDTKSLIKCVETLSFIVRDAAHVTPDNFELCVRAIRVFVEASLNGGYRNHDKKKSHKYESKSRLRKKAGGREKEGGAGARRGGGRAANQRLSRSHSDDEEDEGVPASYHTVSLQVSQDLLDLMHTLHTRAAAIYSSWAEEQRHLEAAGRKIEADSQTLWTSCWCPLLQGIAWLCCDARRQVRTQALTYLQRALLVHDLQTLDATEWESCFNKVFFPLLTKLLENISPADVGGMEETRTRACTLLSKVFLQHLYPLLSLPTFAALWLTILDFMDKYMHAGFSDLLQEAIPECLKNMLLVMHTTGIFHCADSRTGFSDLWEITWERIVCFLPHLREELFKQTVIPDPVPSPPAEPVQPAPPAGRPSSPQEPPPPARLPSPGPVQTPPVEMQTSSRPSSPQESQPIGANGSDRSSPVPLPNSPMPVPLTAAPTQTAPPMSQSPLILQPLASPLQVGVPPMSLPIILNPALIEATSPVPLLPSPRPTSPSDEVK is encoded by the exons GTCCAAATGGAAAAAACAGAAGCGATCGCCCAGAGCGCCTCGCCACATGGTCCGAAGTCCCTCCGGTCAGATGGATCCGGCCCAGTCCAGCCCCCTCAGCAACAACAGCATTTCAG GTGGCGTTCCGTTTATCGAACAGGGCTCGTCCAGCTCGGGACTGCCGGCGTCAGACAGCGTCGGTTCTTCCATCTCCAGCCCTTCAACCACAGACAGCGGGCTGGACACCTGCTCCAAAGCCACCTCCAGGGAGGACCTGACCGACCTGGAACAAAGCGGCTCCTCTGCCACCTCCCCCGCCACCGGGAACGGGAACGCCGTCCCCGGGACGGAGCCTGGTTCTCCAGACGCACAA TGTGACGGCAGGCGTGTGGACCAGGTTCAGTCGGCCTCAGTGGAGTCCATCCCCGAGGTCCTGGAGGACAAAGACTCCGTCACGGAGCAGTCGGACGGCGCTTCGGTGCACGACATGGACTACGTCAACCCGCGAGGCGTCCGCTTCACCCAGTCCACGCAGAGAGACG GAGCCGCCCTCATCCCTTACGGCCTGCCGTGTCTAAGAGAGCTGTTCCGCTTCCTGATCTCGCTGACCAACCCCCACGACCGCCACAACACCGAGTCCATGATGTACATGGGCCTGCAGCTCCTGACCGTGGCGCTGGAGTCGGGACAGATCGCGAACTACCAGTCTTTGCTGGGACTGGTCAAAGACGAGCTGTGCAGGCATCTCTTCCAG CTGCTGAGCATGGAGCGTATGAACCTCTACGCCTCCTCCATACGAGTCTGCTTCCTGCTTTTCGAAAGCATGCGACTACATCTGAAGTTCCAGCTCGAG ATGTACCTGAAGAAACTGATGGACATCATCACGTCGGAGAACGTGAAGATGCCGTACGAGATGAAGGAGATGGCTCTGGAGGCTCTGGTCCAGCTGTGGAGGATCCCCAGCTTCGTCACGGAGCTCTACATCAACTACGACTGCGACTTCTACTGCTCCAGCCTGTTCGAGGACCTCACCAAGCTGCTGTCCAAG AATGCGTTCCCGGTGTCGGGGCAGCTCTACACCACCCACCTCCTCTCTCTGGAGGCTCTGCTCACCGTGATCGACAGCACCGAGTTTCACTGCCAGGCCAAGGTGGTGAGCGGCGCCGCCCAGCAGGACCAATCAGAAACGCTGCTGCCAGACGGAGACGAAACCGCCAGAAATGGATCGGACGCTTCATCCG ACCTAAATAGATTGGGTAGCACCAACGGTTTAAGTCCTCCACCAGCTGGGGATGCACCAGTGTCCCCCCCCACCAGCGGGCATCAGATGGCAGAGAAGATGCGGCTGGGAAGACAGGATCAAGGAGACAATGACCCCG CTGAGAAGAGACTCCCGAAAAAGCCCCAAcgtttctcttcctgtttaccGGAGTCCCAGGAGCTGATGGAGATAAGAACGAAGAAAAAG CTGCTGATAACCGGCACCGAGCAGTTCAACCAGAAGCCCAAGAAGGGGATCCAGTTCCTGCAGGAGAAAGGCCTCCTGAGTAACCCCATGGACAACAACCAGGTGGCTCAGTGGCTCCGGGAAAACCCCCGCCTGGACAAGAAGATGATCGGGGAGTACATCAGCGACAGGAAGAACATGGAGCTCCTGGACAGCTTCGTCAA CACGTTTGCCTTCCAGGGGCTTCGCATCGACGAGGCGCTGCGGCTCTACCTGGAGACCTTCAGACTCCCCGGAGAGGCTCCGGTCATCCAGAGGCTCCTGGAAACCTTCACAGACAACTGGCAG aagGTGAACGGATCTCCTTTCTTAACCAACGACGCCGGCTTCGCCCTGGCCTACGCCGTCATCATGCTCAACACCGACCAGCACAACCACAACGTCCGCAAGCAGAACATCCCCATGACTGTAGAG CAATTCAAGAAAAACCTGAAGGGAGTGAACGGGAACAAAGACTTCGACCAGGATATGTTGGAGGACATCTACGCCGCCATCAA GAACGAGGAGATCGTGATGCCCGACGAGCAGACGGGTTTGGTGAAGGAGAACTACGTGTGGAGCGTGTTGCTGCACCGCGGCGCCACGCCCGAAGGCGTCTTCCTCCACCTGCCGCCGGGGAGTTACGATCACGACTTGTTCACCATGACCTGGGGCCCCACCATCGCCGCCCTGTCTTACGTGTTTGACAAGAGCCTGGACGATAACATCATCCAGAAGGCCATCACCGGCTTCAG GAAATGCGCGATGATCGCAGCTCACTACGGCTTCAGCGACGTTTTTGACAATTTGATCATCTCCCTCTGCAAGTTCACCACCCTGAGCAGTGAG TCAGTGGAAAACCTTCCCACAGTGTTTGGCAGCAACAGTAAGGCTCAGACGGCAGCCAAGACCATGTTTGACCTCGCTCATCGCCACGGCAACATCCTGAGGGAGGGCTGGAAGAACATCATGGACTCCATGCTGCAGCTGTTCAGAGCCGAGCTGCTGCCCAAAGCCATGGTGGag GTGGAGGATTTTGTGGAGCCGAACGGGAAAATTTCTCTTCAGAGAGAGGAGACGCCTTCCAATCG CGGTGAATCCGCCGTGTTGAGTTTTGTCAACTGGTTGACGCTGAGCGGCGCCGAACAGTCGGGACTCCGAGGGCCGTCCACGGAAAACCAGGAGGCCAAGCAGGCCGCCATCCTCTGCATCAAG CAATGTGACCCTGAAAAGCTGATCACCGAGAGTAAATTCCTGCAGCTGGAGTCTCTGCAGGAGCTGATGAAG GCGCTGATATCCGTCACGCCGGACGAGGAGACGTACGACGAGGAGGACGCCGCCTTCTGCTTGGAGATGTTGCTCCGTATCGTCATGGAGAACCG CGACCGCGTGTCGTGTGTGTGGCAGACGGTGCGCGACCACCTCTACCAGCTGTGCGTCCACGCCATCGAGAGCTGCTTCCTGGTGGAGCGCGCCGTGGTGGGACTCCTCCGCCTCGCCATCCGCCTGCTGCGGCGAGAAGACATCAGCTCTCAG GTTCTCCTCTCGCTGCGTCTCCTGCTGATGATGAAGCCTCACGTCTTGTCGCGGGTCAGCAGGGAGGTGGCGTTCGGCCTCCACGAGCTGCTGAAGACGAACGCCGCCAACATCCACTGCACAGACGACTGGTACACGCTGTTCTCCCTGCTGGAGTGCATCGGAGCCGGGGTCAAACCCCCCGCCTCCTTCCGACTGGCCCCCTCCACCGCTGAAAACGACACAG GAGCCCAGTCGGACAGCGACCTGCCTCCCCATCACCCCAACGAGGTGAGCGTGGACCGCGGGTACACGTCGGACACGGAGGTCTACACCGAACACAGCAAGACCAGGATCCCTCGCTCCATCACGGACGTGGACGTAGCCAGCAGCGGGTGGCTCGtg GTTGGAAAAGAAGATCTGGAGGTGAGTAAACCCCCCAAAGGGCCGCTGCACCACCCGCTGGTCAACCAGTACAGCCTGACCCTGGGTCAGGATCTGGGGCAACACGACACCAAGTCGCTCATCAAGTGCGTGGAAACGCTGTCGTTCATCGTGCGCGACGCCGCCCACGTCACCCCCGACAACTTCGAGCTGTGCGTCCGAGCCATACGGGTGTTCGTGGAGGCCAGTCTGAACGGAG GTTACCGCAACCACGACAAGAAGAAAAGCCACAAGTACGAGTCCAAGTCCCGCCTGAGGAAGAAGGCGGGGGGACGAGAGAAGGAGGGCGGAGCCGGCGCCAGGCGAGGCGGCGGCCGGGCGGCCAACCAGCGTCTGTCACGTTCCCATAGCGACgacgaggaagacgagggcGTGCCGGCTAGCTACCACACGGTGTCTTTACAGGTTAGTCAGGAT ctgttgGACCTGATGCACACCCTTCACACTCGGGCCGCCGCCATCTACAGCTCGTgggcggaggagcagcgccaCCTGGAGGCTGCAGGCAGGAAGATCGAGGCCGACTCCCAGACGCTGTGGACCAGCTGCTGGTGCCCCCTGCTGCAAG GTATCGCCTGGCTGTGCTGCGACGCCCGACGACAGGTGCGCACGCAGGCGCTCACCTACCTGCAGAGGGCGCTGCTGGTCCACGATCTGCAGACGCTCGACGCCACGGAGTGGGAGTCCTGCTTCAACAAG gtgttttTCCCCCTGCTGACTAAGCTGCTAGAAAACATCAGCCCTGCAGACGTGGGCGGGATGGAGGAGACCAGAACGAGAGCCTGCACGCTGCTGTCAAAG GTGTTCCTCCAGCACCTCTACCCACTGCTGTCCCTCCCCACCTTCGCTGCCCTCTGGCTCACCATCCTGGACTTCATGGATAAATACATGCACGCAGGATTCAGCGACTTACTG CAGGAGGCCATCCCTGAGTGTCTGAAGAACATGCTGCTGGTGATGCACACCACGGGGATCTTCCACTGCGCCGACTCCAGGACGGGCTTCTCCGACCTGTGGGAGATCACCTGGGAGCGAATCGTCTGCTTCCTGCCCCACCTGAGGGAGGAGCTCTTCAAGCAGACCGTGATTCCAG ATCCAGTCCCCAGTCCTCCTGCGGAACCCGTGCAGCCGGCGCCCCCTGCAGGCCGGCCGTCGTCCCCTCAGGAGCCTCCACCCCCCGCACGGCTGCCCTCCCCAGGCCCGGTCCAGACCCCCCCTGTGGAGATGCAGACTTCCAGCAGGCCGTCGTCTCCGCAGGAGTCCCAGCCAATCGGTGCCAACG GGTCCGATCGCTCGTCTCCAGTCCCACTCCCTAACTCCCCCATGCCGGTGCCTTTGACGGCAGCCCCCACCCAGACTGCTCCCCCCATGAGCCAATCGCCTCTCATCCTGCAGCCCCTCGCCTCTCCTCTGCAGGTGGGGGTCCCGCCCATGTCCCTGCCAATCATCCTGAACCCCGCCCTCATCGAGGCCACGTCCCCCGTCCCGCTGCTCCCCAGTCCCAGACCCACCAGCCCCTCCGACGAGGTCAAGTAA